Proteins encoded in a region of the Chelonoidis abingdonii isolate Lonesome George chromosome 2, CheloAbing_2.0, whole genome shotgun sequence genome:
- the LOC116828425 gene encoding zinc finger protein 540-like, protein MTLQPARDAAVPILKKGKLRQRFAAALGLNPDSQAAPPSRGEGTLRAAAGQSPGAGGAAPPRDPQPFRRRAGTQAETMRGKAVPLTTAGRAANPVGLRAALRRTPALAAAQVQLTFEDVTISFSQEEWEVLAEWQKELYREVMKENCASLISLGYQFESPGILSQIDLSDQLDLKGKESPACEYALGVQLEVERHDEGSDVSLGQVSILPGDSKEQALQASVKAEDCPNESSVSKQNKRLPTLALSSLSDRRSAPIPNPSGRDKRKKTQWEKHVSKHADPDHHQLTHAEWTRVCAEYGKCFAQKQDLAVHLRVHTGEKRFKCTKCKKCFAQKQQLLRHHETHVTKPPCLCRECGRHFQTICDLRRHQVTHARKTLVSVIMVPTFTFPVVRYNKTSQEA, encoded by the exons ATGACGCTCCAGCCTGCCCGGGACGCTGCTGTCCCGATTTtaaagaaggggaaactgaggcagcggTTCGCAGCAGCGCTGGGATTGAATCCGGACTCCCAGGCGGCCCCGccaagcagaggggaagggaccCTCAGAGCAGCAGCCGGCCAGAGCCCGGGCGCTGGGGGCGCTGCTCCGCCGCGGGACCCGCAGCCATTTCGCAGGCGAGCCGGAACGCAGGCTGAGACCATGCGGGGCAAAGCGGTGCCGCTGACCACGGCTGGCCGGGCCGCCAATCCCGTGGGCCTCCGCGCTGCGCTCCGGCGGACCCCGGCCCTGGCTGCGGCCCAG GTGCAACTGACCTTTGAAGATGTCACCATCTCTTTCTCCCAGGAGGAGTGGGAGGTTTTAGCAGAGTGGCAGAAGGAGCTGTACCGAGAGGTGATGAAGGAGAATTGTGCCAGTCTGATCTCACTGG GGTATCAGTTTGAGAGTCCTGGCATTTTATCGCAGATTGACCTCTCGGATCAACTGGATCTGAAAGGAAAAGAATCACCTGCATGTGAGT ATGCTCTCGGGGTCCAGCTCGAGGTGGAGAGGCATGACGAAGGGTCTGATGTAAGCCTGGGACAAGTCAGTATATTACCTGGGGACTCTAAGGAGCAGGCCTTGCAGGCTTCCGTCAAGGCAGAAGACTGCCCAAATGAGAGCAGTGTCTCCAAGCAGAACAAGAGGCTGCCCACGTTAGCTCTGTCCAGCCTGAGTGACAGGAGGTCAGCTCCAATCCCAAATCCCTCGGGGCGGGACAAGAGGAAAAAGACCCAATGGGAGAAGCACGTCTCAAAGCATGCAGATCCGGACCATCACCAGCTCACACATGCAGAGTGGACCCGCGTGTGCGCTGAGTATGGGAAATGCTTTGCTCAAAAGCAAGACCTGGCAGTGCACCTGAGagtccacacaggggagaagcGGTTTAAATGCACCAAGTGCAAGAAGTGCTTCGCTCAGAAGCAACAGCTGCTCAGGCACCACGAGACTCACGTAACCAAGCCACCGTGCCTGTGCAGAGAGTGCGGGAGACATTTTCAAACCATTTGTGATCTTCGGCGCCACCAGGTCACTCATGCAAGAAAAACGCTGGTCTCAGTGATCATGGTTCCAACGTTCACGTTTCCTGTTGTGCGTTACAATAAAACAAGCCAGGAGGCTTAA